In Gemmatimonadaceae bacterium, the following proteins share a genomic window:
- a CDS encoding Trm112 family protein translates to MPLAPELLKILVCPKCKGALEYHTTAAEALVCRTDRLVYRVQDGIPVMLIEDATPLDDHAYPATA, encoded by the coding sequence ATGCCACTCGCTCCGGAACTCCTCAAGATCCTGGTGTGCCCCAAGTGCAAGGGCGCGCTCGAGTACCACACCACGGCCGCCGAGGCGCTGGTGTGTCGCACCGATCGCCTCGTGTATCGCGTGCAGGACGGCATTCCCGTGATGCTGATCGAAGACGCCACGCCGCTCGACGACCACGCGTATCCGGCGACCGCCTGA
- a CDS encoding cystathionine gamma-lyase: protein MSDAPNAAHRGTEPFWQPATRVVRAGLPDAAPGTPYLPGPVFAAPYHAPGDPAASRFTYGRFDNPTWSAYESALAELEGGPCQLYPSGMAATAAVLATLATPGSTVIMPTESYYTTRVLATQDFAGAWFAQQNLKVLQAPTAGDALARLLDAQPAGSVSLLWLESPTNPQLDVCDIAALAELAHAKGALVVVDNTTATPLLQQPLALGADVCVVSDTKAMTGHADLVLGHVAVKNPAHAEALRTWRTRMGVIPGPMEAWLAHRSLGTLHVRLMQQCRTAMAVAEFLADHPKVTGVRYPGLPDDPAHAIASKQMSHYGCVISFELASAEAAARFFATSELVYEATSFGGLHTSAERRARWGGDVVSEGFIRMSVGLEDAHDLMADLALALAAA from the coding sequence ATGAGCGACGCGCCGAACGCCGCGCATCGCGGCACCGAACCGTTCTGGCAGCCGGCGACGCGCGTCGTGCGCGCCGGTCTGCCCGACGCGGCTCCCGGCACACCGTATCTCCCGGGCCCCGTATTCGCGGCGCCGTATCACGCCCCGGGTGATCCGGCGGCGTCGCGCTTCACCTACGGCCGCTTCGATAATCCCACGTGGTCGGCGTACGAGAGTGCGCTCGCCGAGCTCGAGGGCGGGCCGTGCCAGCTCTACCCGAGCGGGATGGCCGCCACTGCCGCCGTGCTGGCAACACTGGCGACGCCGGGGAGCACGGTGATCATGCCGACCGAGAGCTACTACACCACGCGCGTGCTCGCGACGCAGGATTTCGCCGGCGCATGGTTCGCGCAGCAGAACCTGAAGGTGCTGCAGGCGCCCACGGCGGGCGATGCGCTCGCGCGGCTGCTCGATGCGCAGCCGGCCGGGTCGGTGTCGTTGCTCTGGTTGGAGTCGCCCACGAATCCGCAGCTTGATGTGTGCGATATCGCCGCCCTCGCCGAGCTCGCACACGCGAAGGGCGCACTAGTCGTGGTGGACAACACCACCGCCACGCCACTCCTGCAGCAGCCGCTCGCGCTTGGCGCCGATGTGTGCGTGGTCTCCGACACGAAGGCGATGACCGGGCACGCCGATCTGGTGCTCGGGCACGTGGCCGTCAAGAACCCGGCGCACGCCGAGGCGCTCCGCACGTGGCGCACGCGCATGGGCGTCATCCCCGGCCCCATGGAAGCGTGGCTCGCGCACCGCTCACTCGGCACCCTGCACGTGCGCCTGATGCAGCAGTGCCGCACGGCGATGGCGGTGGCGGAGTTCCTCGCCGATCACCCGAAGGTGACGGGCGTGCGCTATCCCGGGCTCCCGGACGATCCTGCGCATGCGATCGCGTCGAAGCAGATGTCGCACTACGGCTGCGTGATCAGCTTCGAGCTCGCGAGCGCGGAGGCCGCGGCGCGCTTCTTCGCCACCAGCGAACTGGTGTACGAGGCGACGAGCTTTGGCGGCTTGCACACGAGCGCCGAACGCCGCGCACGCTGGGGCGGCGATGTGGTGAGTGAGGGCTTCATCCGCATGAGTGTCGGGCTGGAAGATGCGCACGACTTGATGGCGGATCTCGCGCTGGCGCTGGCTGCGGCGTGA
- the mog gene encoding molybdopterin adenylyltransferase, producing MSAPHGSTAPFPLGIVTISDRASAGVYEDKSGPAIEAVYTRWIATPWAPAYRLVPDEQPAIEAALRELADALRCPLIVTTGGTGPAPRDVTPEATVAVCDRLLPGFGEQMRAVSVRTVPTAILSRQVAGSRGQSLIINLPGKPAAIEECLRAVWPAVPYCIELLGGPKLAFTAEAPQHHRPS from the coding sequence ATGTCTGCTCCGCACGGCTCGACCGCTCCGTTTCCGCTTGGAATCGTTACCATCTCCGATCGCGCGTCGGCCGGGGTGTACGAGGACAAGTCCGGGCCGGCGATCGAAGCGGTGTATACGCGCTGGATCGCGACGCCGTGGGCGCCCGCCTACCGGCTGGTCCCCGATGAACAGCCGGCGATCGAGGCCGCACTGCGTGAGCTCGCCGACGCGCTGCGCTGCCCGCTCATCGTGACCACCGGCGGGACCGGACCGGCACCGCGCGATGTCACCCCCGAAGCCACAGTGGCCGTCTGCGACCGGCTGCTGCCTGGCTTTGGTGAGCAGATGCGCGCGGTGTCGGTGCGCACCGTGCCCACCGCGATTCTGTCGCGGCAGGTCGCCGGGTCGCGCGGCCAGTCGCTGATCATCAATCTCCCCGGCAAGCCGGCGGCGATTGAAGAGTGCCTGCGCGCCGTGTGGCCCGCGGTACCGTATTGCATCGAACTCCTCGGCGGCCCCAAGCTCGCGTTCACCGCCGAGGCTCCGCAGCATCACCGTCCGTCCTGA